ataataacttaTTTTCGGATGTACtgtaaaggaaataaaatggGGTATGATACAAATTCAGAAACTGACAGTGTTTTGTCAGAATCTGAGAGTGTTTTGTCAGAATCTAGTGGTTTGGTGAAAGACGTTGATGTTGCTGCTAAAAccaaaaaagatgaaaagccTCACAAATGCATTTTTGATGGTTGCAATTTATCTTTTCGTAGACCATCTCGATTAAAAAGGCATATGAAATTTCACACAGGAGAGGTAATGTTTACATTCTATATAagtcttttatattttaacatctATTTTTAGTTGTTTGTTAGTAATTGCATTTAAATAAGTGTGGTTCATGTATTTGTAGAGAGACTACAAATGTACCTATCCAGAATGTAATAAAGCTTATACTAACAATTGTCATTTGAAACGACATATGGAGAGCCACAATACAATAAAAAGGTTATATAAGTAAGTAAATTTTATCTTATGGTGAAttgctttattattttatatcttaaacTTTAATactgtattttaatttgatttaagATGCCCAGAATGCCCATTACATATATCTAATCAACATAACTTAAAACGTCATTATaataaaatgcatataaaTCCTGACAAGATAACTTGCAAAGAATGTAATGaaacttttgaaaaaaaataccAGTTGAAGATACATATGGCAAAACATAATTCGGTTTCACATAAACGTGATGAACGTAATAAAAGTTCTAAGAAAAAAACATATCATGATCAACGAGGTAAACAATATCCATGCAGCATGCCAGGATGTAAtgaagtttttaaaaaatggctGCATCTTTGTGCTCATAAAAAAACTCAACATGTAAttggtaaatattaattttaaattcaaagatttttaatttcaaatacttATAATTATGTTTCCAGATTACAAATGCAACAACTgtggtaaaatatttttgaataaacgACATTTTAAAATGCACTGTCAAGTTCACATGGAAAATAGATCTGTTATACCTTGTCCTTTTGAAAAATGCTCTCGTGTTTATTactttaaaagtaatttaaattatcatatACGGATTTGTCACCTTGGAGAAGGATATGAGTGTGATATATGTAAAAGAAAGGTTGCAACGAAAGGAAAATTAGCAGAACATATTCAGAAACGACACATGTCAgtaaaaaggagaagagagttcaaaaaaagaatacatcgcaaaaaaaggaaagatgcTGGGGTAGTTAGAAAGAGTGCACTGTCTAAATTAGTTGGAGTTATTTTACCaacaaaagtagaaaaaatgGTATTAAAAGGAGAAAACACTATACCATACTTACACCAACTTGAAACAGAATCAAATTGTAATGCAGATTGTAATTAGCCTATTTCTATAACATAAAAtgttatcataaatatttaatcgtaaataaataaataaataaataaatatatatatatatatatatacatatttatttatatattatatattatatatattattatttattatatatttatatatatacatattatatacatagaaattaaccaattaacagcaacgtctatttccctcaccctccgtgcggaggctttctttgacgaatccgatgatctcgtgcccttaggcacatcctATCATAGTTTttctctgcagcgtcgtcgtgacggaaagtcattctctttcgggcagtctcattagccatACGCGTGTGTTTGTGTGTTGTGTGTGTACAATCGGTGAATCTACGTCTTagcaaagagctaatcaagcgatccttgtatcacgagtagtaagacgagtccgacttagactacgaagcaaagtatagggtcattgtcattagcgtctagttaccgcggccgCTTATCAATCTTGTACCAACTATATctgtgtaataaacgtttgtgTAATAACAATGAACAACACCGGCGAAgactcattaaacgcccctaaccccaatccgacatatatataaagtaattgtgtccatttctttacttttcaaatttatagaaatttgttagCACTTATTATcatctataattttcttctcttattaatagttttaatttactggaatttatattttttaacattatattttaatataaatatttgacacATAAATATACAGTGCAAATACACGTATTAAAACTTAGCAGCAACAAAATTAAGGTGAATTTGAATTGTGAttatagaaaaagtaatagCTGGCAAGAAAAATCTTAGTTTTGTTTATTTGTGTCTAACAGTTCTATATTCTAATGaaggtaaaatttttattgaagatatttgaaacatttaagaatatttatttaattgtacttACCTCTTAATCAACAACGTCGAGTTAGACTCGTGGTACATTTTTCTGGCCAAACATAAGAAACACGAGTTAGACTCATGGTACGTTCTTCTGGCCAAACATAAACACGAGTTAGACTCATGGTGCGTTCTTCTGGCCAAACATAAGAAACATGAGCGAGAAATGTGGTACATTCTTCGGGCTACATGCGacaaacattttctttcttggtCGCATTAGGCCGCGCAGATATATttccttgaaaaatattagaaatatactCTTAAAAATCTTGTTCAATGATAAATTGAATCAACTTTAAACGCGCAGTCAGACCGTGAAATGGCACGACGTCTGATCGACTTTGCCGATGGTTACGGCACGCGCTGTAGAAACTTAAATCATAAGGCAAGAGGttactataaatttattattaatgttaaatttgttaatttttatatattatgtctGTAATTTAcagcatttttcatttttattccacaATTAATAAAGATGTTTGTTCATAATcctgtataataaaaagttgtATTTATCTCataaaataactttattttatatttttccaaaactTGATCATAGTTTTGTAccctattatattatttaatttcttcaatcATCATTGTAGATATAAACTATAGTCCACTGTAATTTTGGATTTCATTTGCAGCTAGtggatataatttaaatacaatatagTCCATGCATATTAACTTGTTTTTagttatatttcttgttttctttctaattaTACTAAACAAAGGATTATAATTGGTACAAACCATTTAacgaattaatataaatataaatatattttatgtaaatacaaaaacaattaaaaaaacattccATTGtcaagattataaaattaaatttttatatttcgaaatttgtttatattaaaatattaatgcgTATTCTAAGCAATGGATACTCATATTATCCGAATAAAACAGATATTTATAGTTTAAGCCAAGGTACTCAGATGGTCAGTTAGTAATATATGAATGTGAATTGTATTCctttttaaaagtattatttcaatatcttgATAATTCTGTTTCATCTGgatttttgcaaataattttttacaattagaagtttttattacactttagtgtcaaaaaataaaataataacacaGGTACTTATTCAGGTAACAGATATTGCTTTACGTATACTACTGAATCATTATCCGGATAGTATGAATATCTAAGTATGAATACCCGTATTATTCCGGTCGTTCCGGAAAATTCGGAACTTGCTTACACTATTAAAAACACGCATAAAAAATACACAATATAAccatgtgaaaaatatttttaactctgTTATTAcaagaaaggaaatatttaacagaatattaattaaaacaattttatggAAACATGTTTCTGATAATTACATTTAGTAGTAACTTTcataatattgtattgtatcGCAATTTTTCGTATATCTTCCCACTGTGAACTACAGAAGACGTTTCGAGCAGTTTCTAACCTCTAAAacaatttcgaataataattaaacatttatatgaTCAGATCGAAAGTCGATTTTATCGACATtgttgtttttaaaatatcgacaTTATATATTAAGCTAATTGGACAAATGACTAATACTTGAATTTTCCATCTTTGCGTGACGAAGAATGAGCGGAAATACGAAAGAAGGAAGCCATGAATGTGAACGACTAAGAAACTTTACGTTTTCTAATTGCCTACGAATAATTCTAACACACATACAAGATTTTTTAATCCATTTACACTATCATTGTATCAACAGTGTTTACTAAAAAGTATGCATTCGAGATTCAAGTTAAATTCATTACGgtttacataattaatttaatttaattccatttcGATTGTTTCAGCTCGCCTGTATTTGTTATCGCAAAACGATCTTATACGACAATTAAAATCTCGTTAAACAATTGATTGAACCATTTGAGTGCAGAGAGTAGttttatgtatacatttaaattgtagattttaaataatagaatgtGTTTTGGGAGTTTGGGTAAAATGAAGGATTCGAGACAGAAAGAAATGTTgcctttattttttaacactatttaaaaagtttattaacTGATACTGATCAAATAACAGTGAATCACGAACGATTTTCTCAATGTAAAGGCACAACTGCTGGACATACGATGTTGTGCATGTCCAATAGTTGTTTTATAACGGAAGAAATATGAGAAGCGTTTCTGTGCTTTTCGTATTTCTTGTCCGAGTATCGAGGAACGCGGTCACGATCCTCTGCACTCAAATGGTCAAGTATTCTACCGTCGACAAACGTTGTCCGAGCATTTTAACTCTCTGCGATCtacttcgtttttttctttttatcgcgATTCGTTGCAAAACAATTTTACGTTACGAGACGTTCAATATCGGCAGCGTGAACTTCAGATGAAATCGGTTTCTAGaagatttacaaaaatacGATCGATACGCGCATATTTGCAAAGAGCTAAAGTGGACAAACTTTTGTCTTacaggaaaaaaatataaaatatcgatcgattattGCGACGGTATGTATGATagagatatacatacattattttgtttctttatttcttcgtgCATCCGTTAGATCGTGATGCATTACGAACAGCATGACAATTATTTTCCATTGCATTTCCTTTGGATTCCAATTTCGTGAATCATCCAATAGTTTCAATAGCGATTCTTTCTTCGGTTAattactttgttttattttatttcttccgtTGTTTTCCCTATTTACTCAAACTCTTTGCATTtgttgaattaatttaaattgcgTACCTTATcacgtgtaattttatttcaaactaaatgtcatatataattctttcaaaattatttatacaccATAAAAATACTTCGCGCTAAGATATTCATATGAACAGAAGCGTGTATTATTTGTACGATAAATTAATGCAGGCCGCCTGATGAAAAATAGGGAAAACATATTGCATTGCGAAAGgattaaatgttaattgaatTGCTATTCGATTTAGCAGATATATTCTGATATGTCGGAAATTAATCGGTTATCGGATGAAACGATACTGATGCGATTAAGTACGATCGTAGGTGaagtaatataaaagagaaaataatatttaatgaacaCCCATGAATGAGATGGAAATATAACGCTGAATATATGATTGAATCAAGCAACGAcaataataacgtatttattgaatttgtaatacaaatagcgttgtatgaaatattaaattcattttaattcatCTTTGCTCGGAACTATTATTTGTAGTAGAGGcgcattaaaaaattagtgtcttttttgttagaaaaatatttttcacgctTTTATCTGGCAATAATATTCTGAATTAAAACATgaaagtttcttaaaattcaTGCATTGTTTTCGACATTTTGAGCACAAatgaattaaaacattttacaacGACAAAACAGTAGTTGAAATCATTTGTTGTATCTAACGAACAAAATTGCTGAATCACgtcattataatttcataagtAATCATACTTatacgatttatttttttgcaattaaacaatatatacgtattattgTCGCATCTTGATTAAACAAATCAACATTTCCCAATCTACATATTGTTTACAAAAAGTGAAAATCTTTAGCTTAGAAATAGTAAGCAGTTATATCCAAAGGTAGTTCATGATTTATAagattttctttatattacaTACACCTTTGCACCTTTTCAGAACGACCTTTTCACAATACGATATATTCATAATTACAAATGGTAAAAAATTTAGTTAGAAAACATAAAAGGTCAAGGCTCGTTAAGTTAATTGGCAAAAATGAGAACGATTGGGAAACGCTGCACAAAAAGAACCATTCTGTTAGGTATAGTTTGTAAGTTATATTTCCTACTATTCAGCATCGATCATCTGACACCACCATGGTGATTATCCGTGAGAGGGGTATGAGGAGCTCAAAATCTGTGCGTGTTACGACGAAAACGACGAATTTCGTATCCTTATGTACCTGTACGCACCCATATATTACTAGGACCAAACTGTCATATGTCATGCGACTATTACATAAGTACGGCAGGAGAGATATGTGGATTGCGTGTGAAATTAGATGTCGTGGTGAACGTGAAATGAGCGAGCATGAGCGTATCACGTTATTGTGTATGCGTCACGTTAGGACGCTATATATGTAGATGGAGGGGCCACATTATTATACTtgagagaggaaaagaaagagagagagagagagagagagagagagaaagatatagGGAgagattaacaaataaatataattacacgtACATCGCGCGCTTGAGCGTGCACGCATTAAACCTAATCTCTAACAAATCGATAtcgtttttataaaacaaataaatgaaacatttgtACTTTAGCAGTATAGAGCAGTCGTTTTGTCGTACTTATTTACCTTAATATCATTATCGtcgtttatattattttatacatatatatgtaatattatattttttttgcttttaaaGAACAATTCCCGCCTTGCTTGGCACGCCGTCATCCATCGTCATCGTCACCTTAATCACTtcgatatatcgttttatacatAGGCTGTTTTATAAATCGTGAATCGATCAGAGAAAAACCATGCAGATTCTGTGCCGGATATAGGACGACCTCTTACGAATCTACCTaacatataatttagaaagtaCTATTTAGGTTATCGTCAAGTTTCTGTCAAAGATGCTAGAACTTCAGATTCAGGAATACCTTTATTTTGGGGATCGTCTTATATTTGACAGTGGAATCTTCCATTTTCCTGATTGTTTTACGATTTATAACACATCCGGTATAGATATAGTATGCAGTCGATATCTCgcctatataaaaatgaagagtatgtataatatatgtgaTATAGCGTACGCAACGAGATGCACGCTTGAGCTCAActtatctataaatatacaatcaTAGAATCAATATCAAACAAAATCATGATTATTGCAGAGTCCTGTTTTACGGGcggaatatatgtatatatttatatatatatatatatttactatatatttttatctctgaaatgaaaggaatcgccatctttttttctttgttagcGTTTCCCAATATTCGTGCGCAAATTACGAGACAAATTTATAAGTTGATGTATTGTTAAACGTAACGGTCATGTAAATATGagtatatcaaaataataaaataataataataactatattGGATGCGATTATAgttcgaataatattaataataatggtaCATTGATTACACAACGATTCCCACAGTATATGTACAGATATTATAGCACCATGACCGAAATCTCAATGTTAAAAAGTAGCATATGAGAGCAAATAGCACACGAGATTAAAGTGGATGGAACGGGGGGAATGGAAACGAGACTGAGAGGAAACGTGTAAAGAGGAAAAGGCGATTTTGCGCTTCGGTCGGAACACGAGACGagggaaaggaaaagaaaggttATTGctctttaatttaaacaatataacATCAATTCTCATTCTTATTAGCTTTTTTGATTATGCCGGCCAATCATTTATTTCTCGAATTATGATGAAATAATAGTTAGACAATGTACAAAGACGAATCAACCATATTTGATGAAACAAGTTGAGGTTATGTGATTGGAATATAGCATATTTTTGAACGTTTATGAGATTCAATGACTTATGTGACGATAGCATTGAGTTCAATAGGAGAAACCTAGTAAAGATGATTGGCCGGCGTGATCGAGTAATCATTAggttatattaatatcgttatttaagTATTTGGCCGTTTCGATTAACGTGTTCCAACAACGTTTACGAGCGTATCGTGTTACGCGACTATTAACTTGGCGAATAAGTCGTGGGGACtagaaattttgaataaaaagatagaaaaaaagaaagaaacaaacaaacgAATCGCAATTCAAATATCACAGGAGGAAAATGTCGtaactttttctctcttcattTTCGTTTCTACTTTAATATAGATGATTAGGACGCCACTAAATCGATTCAAGTTGCAGAATTTATGTAcacataaaaattctcatacatacatataggTATATCAAGTGACTTGAtttgtttacattttattgaaattttcctcCTTTACGTGTCTCGCGACGAAGAGGACAAGATAttagtaataatttaaaagatatttcagcACGACTCGCTGCACGTGCTTTCCTCTCTTATTACATCATCTTTTTGCGCAGATCTGTTTTGGTAAATTGTAAGAGAGCCGAGAGAAGCATTCGGTTGTTGATTTTTTATCAGAGGGATCagaaataggaaaaagaaaattataattacgttCACGTGTGTATACGTATGCGCATGT
This Bombus pascuorum chromosome 1, iyBomPasc1.1, whole genome shotgun sequence DNA region includes the following protein-coding sequences:
- the LOC132915935 gene encoding zinc finger protein 888-like isoform X1 encodes the protein MYCKGNKMGYDTNSETDSVLSESESVLSESSGLVKDVDVAAKTKKDEKPHKCIFDGCNLSFRRPSRLKRHMKFHTGERDYKCTYPECNKAYTNNCHLKRHMESHNTIKRLYKCPECPLHISNQHNLKRHYNKMHINPDKITCKECNETFEKKYQLKIHMAKHNSVSHKRDERNKSSKKKTYHDQRGKQYPCSMPGCNEVFKKWLHLCAHKKTQHVIDYKCNNCGKIFLNKRHFKMHCQVHMENRSVIPCPFEKCSRVYYFKSNLNYHIRICHLGEGYECDICKRKVATKGKLAEHIQKRHMSVKRRREFKKRIHRKKRKDAGVVRKSALSKLVGVILPTKVEKMVLKGENTIPYLHQLETESNCNADCN
- the LOC132915935 gene encoding zinc finger protein 813-like isoform X2, which gives rise to MKFHTGERDYKCTYPECNKAYTNNCHLKRHMESHNTIKRLYKCPECPLHISNQHNLKRHYNKMHINPDKITCKECNETFEKKYQLKIHMAKHNSVSHKRDERNKSSKKKTYHDQRGKQYPCSMPGCNEVFKKWLHLCAHKKTQHVIDYKCNNCGKIFLNKRHFKMHCQVHMENRSVIPCPFEKCSRVYYFKSNLNYHIRICHLGEGYECDICKRKVATKGKLAEHIQKRHMSVKRRREFKKRIHRKKRKDAGVVRKSALSKLVGVILPTKVEKMVLKGENTIPYLHQLETESNCNADCN